One Amaranthus tricolor cultivar Red isolate AtriRed21 chromosome 1, ASM2621246v1, whole genome shotgun sequence DNA window includes the following coding sequences:
- the LOC130814872 gene encoding protein RTF1 homolog: protein MSGADLENMLLEAAGRTGASRRKNNSHPPSKRRHKGSYSDNGSDSKDDNSDDNHGHANRKLSGSQVPLKKRSKKDDGQGSDDDMGNKDWTSDREAYSSDDSDTGSDLYKDEDDREELSKLTELEREMILSDRAAKRDDKKLHKQMRSRLISEKKTQSIKHMSPPTASRGVRSSARSADRAAAKADALKELKARRMKRDPEGKLGSISEHHVSREYSPKKRKGVGVLSSGSSSESENGSDSQSDDEGSTRSGGMDYSDEERDKTSSNLPTYEQIKSITIMRSKLAKWFMEPFFEKLIIGCFVRVGIGMKDGQSIYRLCMVQNVDASDPNKRYQLQNKTTHKYLNCVWGSDRSAARWQMARISDAPPTLEEFNEWRREVERSGGRMPHSSEVQEKEEAISKINSFVYSAETVKQMLQEKKSISARPMNIAAEKEKLRRELDVAVYRGEVAEVERIKARLQELEKARQGQERDLKALKLAEMNKKNRAENFRVSSMRAVDRSLNPGDAGYDPFSRRWTRSTNYFAAIKEDKTASTEEAAKGGGVTDGDSSDPKASANAGFTATAEALEAAAGAGKLVDTRAPVDKGTESNTLHDFDLPISLKLLNRFGGVYGATTAFLARKQKIEASIGCQVPVDDGRTHAMTLSVGDYKRRRGLL from the coding sequence ATGTCGGGGGCAGATTTAGAGAACATGCTTTTGGAGGCAGCAGGAAGAACAGGTGCATCCAGGAGAAAAAACAACTCACATCCACCTTCTAAAAGGCGGCACAAGGGTTCATATTCTGACAATGGAAGTGATTCAAAGGATGATAACTCTGATGATAACCATGGACATGCAAATAGAAAGTTATCTGGGTCTCAAGTTCCTTTGAAGAAAAGATCAAAAAAAGATGATGGTCAAGGAAGTGATGATGATATGGGTAACAAAGATTGGACATCTGATCGTGAAGCTTACAGCAGTGATGATTCTGACACTGGAAGTGACCTATACAAGGATGAAGATGATAGGGAAGAGCTCTCGAAGTTGACAGAGCTTGAGAGGGAAATGATTCTGTCCGATAGGGCCGCAAAGAGAGACGATAAAAAATTGCACAAACAGATGCGATCAAGATTGATCAGTGAGAAAAAGACCCAGTCTATAAAACACATGTCACCTCCTACTGCTTCTCGCGGTGTGCGTTCTTCTGCTAGATCTGCTGACCGTGCAGCAGCCAAGGCTGATGCCTTAAAAGAGTTGAAAGCGAGACGAATGAAGCGGGATCCTGAGGGGAAGCTGGGATCAATCAGTGAACATCACGTTTCCCGGGAATACTCTCCAAAGAAGAGGAAAGGCGTTGGTGTTCTTAGCTCAGGGAGTTCTAGTGAGAGTGAAAATGGAAGTGACTCCCAAAGTGATGATGAAGGATCAACCAGAAGTGGAGGAATGGATTATAGCGATGAAGAGAGAGACAAGACCAGCTCCAACCTTCCTACATACGAACAAATAAAGAGCATCACTATCATGAGGTCAAAATTGGCAAAGTGGTTCATGGAACCATTTTTCGAGAAGTTGATTATTGGTTGCTTTGTCAGGGTGGGTATCGGAATGAAGGATGGTCAAAGTATTTACAGGTTATGTATGGTTCAAAATGTTGATGCATCTGATCCAAACAAAAGGTACCAGCTCCAGAATAAGACTACCCACAAGTATCTGAATTGTGTGTGGGGCAGTGATCGTTCTGCTGCACGGTGGCAGATGGCTCGGATATCTGACGCTCCACCTACTTTGGAAGAGTTTAATGAGTGGAGACGAGAGGTGGAACGATCTGGTGGCCGAATGCCACACAGTAGTGAAGTTCAGGAGAAGGAGGAGGCTATCagtaaaataaatagttttGTTTACTCAGCTGAGACCGTTAAACAAATGTTGCAGGAAAAGAAATCAATCTCAGCCAGACCGATGAACATTGCAGCTGAAAAGGAAAAGCTGAGGAGAGAGTTGGACGTTGCAGTGTACAGAGGGGAAGTAGCCGAGGTTGAAAGAATCAAAGCCAGGTTACAAGAACTTGAAAAAGCTCGACAAGGCCAAGAAAGGGATTTGaaggcccttaagcttgcagaGATGAACAAAAAGAACCGAGCTGAGAACTTTCGAGTTTCCTCTATGAGAGCAGTAGACCGAAGTTTGAATCCCGGAGATGCTGGCTATGATCCTTTTTCTAGACGGTGGACTAGGTCTACAAACTACTTTGCGGCAATCAAGGAAGACAAGACTGCATCGACGGAGGAAGCTGCTAAAGGAGGTGGAGTTACTGATGGCGATAGTAGTGATCCCAAGGCTAGTGCAAATGCCGGGTTTACTGCTACAGCTGAAGCTTTGGAGGCTGCAGCTGGAGCAGGCAAATTAGTCGATACAAGAGCACCAGTAGACAAGGGAACGGAGTCAAACACACTACATGATTTTGATCTACCTATTTCACTGAAGCTACTAAATAGGTTTGGAGGTGTCTATGGAGCGACAACCGCTTTTTTGGCCAGAAAACAAAAGATTGAGGCGAGTATAGGTTGCCAAGTTCCAGTAGATGATGGGAGAACACATGCAATGACTCTTTCAGTTGGTGACTATAAGAGAAGGAGAGGATTGCTTTGA
- the LOC130814965 gene encoding protein trichome birefringence-like 1 produces the protein MAAQLTKYQLISNNTIINDFKGHFSPFKTRKSTVFIYGVVFVFLTFFAFLTFSPSSSSSSWFINFFSLNNTSPSISSIDSSRSHDSQNLIETQVPPDKNEQFQFNHTDFVYPNPKIDPQSSPSIKVGNFSLNDTKTDTITPQISPNSTNYPRNKNNNQTSVVLVLPQITPEVSSNSTVRANSTQKEDKGVKENEGQIQPTKKQDNSRSNGTVSGKSLIDSLIGCDLYDGEWVRDDSYPLYKPGSCKLIDEQFNCFVNGRPDNDYMKLKWKPKGCTLPRLNGKQMLKLLKGKRLVFVGDSLNRNMWESLVCILKNSVKNPKNVYEAHGKRHFRTEASYSFVFKDYGCTIEFFVAPFLVQPWDVKNPDGTTNETLRLDIVVEESERFKSADVLVYNTGHWWTHEKTSKGEDYYQEGSNVYKQLDVKEAFRKAITTWGRWVDANINPQRTHIFFRGYSNTHFRGGQWNSGGQCDSETEPIRNEAYLTKYPWKMRTLEKVMKGMKTPISFLNITRMTDYRKDAHPSVYRKLHVYGEEKSSPLKFQDCSHWCLPGVPDFWNELLFAEMLRKQYQERHQNTKS, from the exons ATGGCTGCCCAACTCACAAAATACCAGTTAATTTCAAATAACACCATTATTAATGACTTTAAAGGTCACTTTTCTCCCTTCAAAACTAGAAAAAGCACTGTTTTTATTTATGGGGTTGTCTTTGTTTTCCTTACCTTTTTTGCTTTCTTAACTTTCtccccttcttcttcttcctcttcttggttcatcaattttttttcacttAATAATACTTCTCCTTCTATTTCATCTATTGATTCTTCTAGATCTCATGATTCACAGAATTTGATTGAAACCCAAGTTCCTCCTGATAAAAATGAACAATTTCAGTTTAATCATACTGATTTTGTTTACCCTAACCCTAAAATTGATCCTCAAAGTTCTCCATCAATTAAAGTGGGAAATTTTAGTCTTAATGACACTAAAACTGATACAATTACACCCCAAATCTCCCCAAATAGTACCAATTACCCAcgaaataagaacaataatcagACTAGTGTAGTTCTAGTTCTTCCCCAAATTACCCCAGAAGTTTCCTCTAATTCAACTGTTAGGGCAAATTCAACACAGAAAGAAGATAAAGGGGTAAAAGAGAATGAAGGGCAAATTCAACCCACAAAGAAGCAGGATAATAGCAGATCAAACGGCACCGTTTCAGGGAAAAGTTTGATTGATTCATTGATTGGTTGTGATTTGTATGATGGAGAATGGGTTAGAGATGATTCATATCCTTTATATAAACCAGGATCATGTAAATTAATTGATGAACAATTCAATTGTTTTGTTAATGGTAGACCTGATAATGATTATATGAAGCTTAAATGGAAGCCTAAAGGTTGCACACTACCTAG GTTAAACGGAAAGCAAATGTTGAAATTATTGAAGGGGAAGCGGCTTGTTTTTGTTGGAGATTCATTGAATCGAAATATGTGGGAATCTCTGGTTTGCATTCTAAAGAACTCGGTTAAAAATCCGAAGAATGTATATGAGGCCCATGGTAAACGCCACTTTCGGACTGAAGCTTCATACTCGTTTGTATTTAAA GATTATGGTTGTACCATTGAGTTCTTTGTAGCCCCATTCTTGGTTCAACCATGGGATGTCAAAAACCCGGACGGAACTACCAATGAAACTCTTCGACTTGATATTGTGGTTGAAGAATCTGAACGATTTAAGAGCGCTGATGTATTAGTTTATAATACCGGTCATTGGTGGACACATGAAAAGACATCGAAAGG GGAGGATTATTATCAAGAAGGTAGTAATGTTTACAAACAATTGGATGTTAAGGAAGCTTTTCGAAAGGCCATAACGACTTGGGGGAGATGGGTTGACGCCAATATTAATCCTCAGAGGACGCATATCTTCTTCCGTGGCTATTCCAATACGCATTTCAG AGGAGGGCAATGGAATTCTGGGGGCCAATGCGACAGCGAGACGGAACCGATTAGGAATGAGGCTTACCTAACAAAATATCCATGGAAAATGAGAACTCTCGAGAAGGTAATGAAGGGTATGAAAACACCTATTTCCTTTCTTAATATCACGAGAATGACAGATTACCGCAAGGATGCGCACCCATCAGTGTACCGAAAGCTACATGTATACGGAGAAGAGAAAAGTTCGCCATTAAAGTTTCAAGACTGCAGTCATTGGTGTCTTCCCGGAGTTCCCGATTTTTGGAACGAGCTTTTGTTTGCCGAAATGCTAAGAAAACAGTACCAGGAGCGACATCAAAACACTAAATCATAA